The nucleotide window CGAACGCAAGGCCTTCATGAGCGAGTGCCTCAAGGCCAAGCCCATGACCCAGCAAGACAAGATGAAGATGTGTAACAAGGACGCCGAAGGCAAAAAGGGCGATGAGCGCAAAGCCTTCATGAGCGAGTGCCTGAAAAAGAAGTAAACCCGCCGAAGAAATAAGCGCGCGCCATCACACCGGCCACGCCATCTTGAAACAGCCTGCCCAGCAGGCTGTTTCGCTTTTCAGCTTCGGGTTTTGCGGCCGCGCGGATGATGCTCGGCATGCAGGGTAACCAGACGCGCCTTGGCTACATGGGTGTAGATCTGGGTAGTCGTGATATCGGCATGCCCCAGCAGCAACTGCACCACGCGCAGATCGGCACCGTGGTTGACCAGATGCGTCGCAAACGCATGACGCAGCACATGTGGACTCAACCGCGCTTCAGCAACGCCAGCATCCAGTGCATAACGTTTGACGATGAACCAGAAACCCTGGCGGGTCAGCGGCTCACCGCGGTGGTTCAGAAACGCCATGGGATGCGCTCTGCCCTGCATCAGCACCGGGCGGGACTCCGCCAGATAGCGCTGGAACAGCTCCACCGCCGGCATACCCATCGGCACCAGCCGCGTCTTGTCACCCTTGCCATGCTCGATGCGCACTGAGCCCTCGCGCAGACTGATCGCCGCCAGAGGCAGACTCACCAGCTCCGAGACCCGCAAACCACTCGCATACATCAGCTCCAGCATGGCACGGTCGCGCAGGCCCAGCGCCGTATCCGTATCCGGTGCCATCAGCAGCGCCTCGACCTCGGCTTCGGAGAGCGTCCTGGGCAAGGGGCGGACCAGCCTGGGGCCGGCGATATCGGCCGTCGGGTCTAGCGCAATGGCTTCGAGTTCGAGCCAGTACCCGTAGTAGCGGCGTAG belongs to Chitinimonas sp. BJYL2 and includes:
- a CDS encoding PsiF family protein, whose translation is MKLILSLMFALGCGLAHAAADDTAAATANKQQTKMGECNKQAEGKKGDERKAFMSECLKAKPMTQQDKMKMCNKDAEGKKGDERKAFMSECLKKK
- a CDS encoding site-specific tyrosine recombinase XerD yields the protein MKFPHDDAQRIDTFIDACWLSEGWSAHTASNYRRDLLQWADWLRQQGMHTLAVSSEQLRDYQSCLTADYEAAQRAPKAERSKLPAGKSPASRARMLSALRRYYGYWLELEAIALDPTADIAGPRLVRPLPRTLSEAEVEALLMAPDTDTALGLRDRAMLELMYASGLRVSELVSLPLAAISLREGSVRIEHGKGDKTRLVPMGMPAVELFQRYLAESRPVLMQGRAHPMAFLNHRGEPLTRQGFWFIVKRYALDAGVAEARLSPHVLRHAFATHLVNHGADLRVVQLLLGHADITTTQIYTHVAKARLVTLHAEHHPRGRKTRS